The proteins below are encoded in one region of Apium graveolens cultivar Ventura chromosome 4, ASM990537v1, whole genome shotgun sequence:
- the LOC141718910 gene encoding uncharacterized protein LOC141718910, translating to MVNENVITLSGQPFAGTGGTVPTIDWTMYHFPQPIDLSGMPDKYSGGSSFSRWQKKMILWLTVKDKDRVARPAILAALSNTLFDVYSSDVYNAKLLWKTLDQIHNTDSHGLEKYYVSKFLDFKLVDSKSMTEQVHEFEMSDHALKESNMDLPEKFQVIYAGHWSKACPKKKKKKSDVAAQENTMLEDGTIIVPMDNMVIGEAHASVTNDEYVTYKHVLLSTYLSNEWLIDTGANVHICADKTLFVSYQLAHGRTVTMGNASAAQVLGIGNVNLKFAYGRVLSMTRVRHVPDISRNIINGSYLVKYDFELSLKCNIVIITHTSVFFGKGYLSDGLFLINVEHVINGLVNKIIDSSVN from the exons ATGGTGAACGAAAATGTGATTACTCTTAGTGGTCAACCTTTTGCTGGTACTGGTGGTACTGTACCCACCATTGATTGGACTATGTATCATTTTCCACAGCCCATTGATCTCTCGGGTATGCCTGACAAGTACAGTGGGGGTTCTAGTTTTTCTAGGTGGCAGAAAAAGATGATATTGTggttaacggttaagg ATAAAGATAGAGTGGCGAGGCCTGCTATTCTTGCAGCCTTATCGAACACTCTAtttgatgtttattcatcagatgtCTATAATGCTAAGTTGTTATGGAAAACGCTTGATCAGAtacataatactgactcacatGGTTTGGAAAAGTATTATGTGTCTAAGTTCCTTGACTTCAAGCTAGTGGACTCTAAGTCAATGACTGAGCAGGTGCACGAATTTGAGATGAGTGAccatgctttgaaggagtccaATATGGATCTTCCTGAAAAGTTTCAGGTGAT ATATGCGGGTCATTGGAGTAAGGCCTGTcctaaaaagaaaaagaagaaatcgGATGTGGCGGCTCAGGAAAATACTATGCTTGAGGATGGAACCATTATTGTGCCTATGGATAATATGGTCATTGGTGAAGCACATGCTTCTGTAACTAATGACGAGTATGTTACCTATAAGCATGTACTATTATCGACTTATCTATCTAAcgagtggttgattgatactggagctaatgtgcaCATTTGTGCTGACAAAACtctatttgtatcttatcaactgGCTCATGGAAGGACAGTGACGATGGGGAACgctagtgctgcacaagtgctAGGAATAGGAAATGTGAATTTAAAATTTGCTTATGGGCGTGTTCTATCCATGACTAGAGTGCGTCATGTTCCTGACATTAGTAGAAATATTATTAACGGATCTTATTTAGTTAAATATGattttgaactttctttgaagtgtAATATTGTTATTATTACTCATACTAGTGTATTCTTTGGAAAAGGTTATTTGT